DNA from Fusarium verticillioides 7600 chromosome 4, whole genome shotgun sequence:
CGCAAACAAGCGGCGTCCTCTGGTGTCGACGAGATCACAGATGGTGTCGAGAATCTGCAAGCAGCACCAAGCCGACGTGAGCGtgaagctcttgaggctgcAGCTGCTAAGGAGAGACACATGCGCTTGACAGCTCAAGGCAAGACGGATGAGTCTCGGGCCGATCTGGAGCGTCTCAAGGAGATCCGCGAGCGACGTGCTCTTGACGCCGCGCGGAGACAAGTGAGTCACCCACGTACCCTGTTATTATGTTCACAAGGTGGCCTTGCTAACATACTGTCAGGCGGAGCGCGAAGAAagagaggagcaagaaaaggtcaagaaggccgagtTCGAGGCAAAGGAGGCCCGTCGACGAGAAGCTGCCGCTggaaagaagggcaagaagaaataaaGGGCACTAAGAGCATGACATACGAATTCTCATGAAAGCATATGATTTGGCTATTGCTCAGGTATTATCTAGACTCAAATTGTTCAATAATTTGAACAGAAAGGCGTAAAGTGAAACAAGTCTAAACCTGGTTTTCTAGCCCATGTTCCAAGTTTCTCACATGAGGTCTTAAGAACGACCTACCAGCTGCAATCTGTGAATCTCATCATAGCATGGAAATCTGAGAGATTAGTGAGGAATCAGGACGGCACAGACTTCGATGATAAGTGGCGATATATCGCACTTAGATTACTTATGGCCATCATCGAATTCCATCCATACTTCAGCCAAGCTTGGTCCAAAGTTTCAAGCATCGCGACGTAGCAAATAACTAGCACAGACCTATGACCATGAAAGGGGAGCCGATTAAGTGGTGACTGTGATTCAGTGACACATAATCTGGTTGAAACCATTGGCGACTCTTCTGAGATCACACTCACGACGTAAGtgtcttggcctggagaCATTGGATCTAAGAAACGCCATAGGGCCCTGGTTTTCAGCATTACCTGGTAGGTATGATGCTGCAGGGGCAACTCATAAACTGTGGAGTGACAGATCGTATAAACGCAGCTCAATGAAGGGGTTTCAAACTTAGAATCTCCCCAGTCATAATACGATTTGCGATCGATTCGACTCATACAATGaatgcttgatgaggctcagtGGACCCTGAATATGGCGTCGGTACGTACCCGCTAACCGCAGGGGGTGGATCGACTGTCTTGAATGGGCCTTCCCCACACAAAGCTGGTCATTCTTTAGCGGGCTCAGGAAAAAAAATTACAACGATCCTCCCCGAAAAACTAAAGCAGCAAATCGCCATCCGAGCTTTCTTTTCCAACCTCTTTTTTGTTATCGAGGGCATTTCATCGCCACGACTCTCCATAGCTGACTTGCTCTAATACTGGAGATATCGCGGCACCACTGATATCCAAACCTCTCAACCACCAGTTAATATGACAGAGTCTGAGCTGCAGGTCCGTTCTTCCAAATGCCCTCCAGCCCCGCCTGTGATGGGACACATCTTTGAATCATGGCGATAGGGAACCCTGAAGCTGACTGTTTGCGCTTTTAGGATTACCTGAGCGGCCAACGCGGAGCCTTCGAGGgcatccttggcctcatccCAGCCAAGATGTACTATGAGCAAGACAACAGTGTATGTTAAACCAATGCCTTCTCAAGTAatggccaacatcatcatcgcctgGAACGACACATCACATGAATTGCAATCAATCAGAATCAGGCTAATACAAACGTAGGATCAatggagcaagaagaaacagacaaAACAACAGGCTGCCGATGCCCGACGCGGAAAGCTGGATCCCGACAGCGAGCGGAATCGAAATGCCAAGGAAGTCCTAGATGAACgggccaagaacaagcgaAAGCTGcgtgagttgaagaagcatgaCGATGCTGATAACGAAGATGATTGGGAGGACCATGAGCCTGTCCCTGGTGTAGAGATGGAGAAGCCTGGCGAGGggctcaaggtcaagacagCGGAGACCAataagaagcagaagcgCAAAGACgcgacagagacagaagccCAGGATATTTCagagaccaacaagaagcagaagctcaacgaaGAGACAGAGGCCGAGGTTAAGGACACAACTGAgacatcctcttccaagatgtcgaaaagggaagagaagagggcggccaagaaggaaatgaagaaggagaagaaggctgagaaaaaggctgagaagaaggtcaacaagACAGAGACTCCTGCAGCCGAGAAAAAGGACGTGCCAACTCCGACACCGAAGGCTCAGAAGAAAGCCgcgaagaagcaaaaggaagtcgaggaggaggaagacacAACAGCCCACGGTGACGGCGAGGTTTTACCTATGGACATCTCGGGTCTGGAGAATGAGGACGAGGCCACCGCCAACTCAAGTAATGATTCCGAGCCACAATCTCCTACCTTTGACACCAACGATTCCACGACTACTCCCGCGGAGACAACCGCCGAGCCTGGCAGCACTACTACCTCCACCTCATCCACTATTCCTCCTTCAGAGAAACCCAAGTCTATTAAGCTCCCTGCCGACACCTCTGCCATCCGAGCTCGTCTCGCTGCCAAAATTGAAGCGCTTCGTGCCGCCCGAAAAGCTGACGGACCTGATGGCAAGCCAATTCGCACACGCCAAGAGCTCATTGagtcgagaagaaagaagcaagaGGCTCGAAAAGCCCACAAGCAGGAGATGCGCAAGCAGGCTAAGCTGGAGGAGCAGCGAAAGCGTGAGGAGGCTTTGGCATCTAGTTCACCAGGTGTTATGAGCCCCGCGGTTGAACTCGACGAGAGTGCTAGCAACTTCACATTTGGCCGTGTCgcttttggtgatggtgctCAACTTTCACGCGATCTCGGCCACGTGCTGAgccagggcaagaagaaggggcCCTCTGACCCCAAGACAGCCCTTATCAAGGTCCAAAACCAGAAAAAGCGTCTTCAGGAGCTTGACCCCGAGAAGCGTGCCGACATCGCGGAGAAAGACATCTGGCTGACAGCCCGTCGTCGTGCcgagggtgagaagatcCGCGACGATGAAGCTCTCTTGAAGCGTGCCGTGAAGCGCAAggaggctgccaagaagaagagtgagaAGGCCTGGCGCGAACGATCTGATGGCGTCAAGATGGCTCAAAAGGACCGTCAACGCAAACGTGAGGATAACTTGCGTCAAAGACGGGATGATAAGCTGCTCGGTAAGGCgggcaaaaagaagaagaagggtggaGCCGCCGGAggtaagaagaagagccgTCCTGGTTTCGAGGGAAGCTTGGGCGTTGGgggcaagaagaagtaaaCCGAAGAAGTTATGACGCGGCGAGGGGAAGgtggaagatggaagatgaagagaaaggctGGCTGAGTTTTTACCCTTCGATTTATTCAAGATACACGGCGCTGGCGGAGTTATGGTCGGCAAAAAGGAGAGGAGCATAAAAAAACATCTTCAGGACTTAGCTCGGCGACGCATGTACTACCTTAGTTGATATAATCCATCACTATACGAAACCAGAGAGCCTGTCTCGAAGGTGTCGTCAAGCCAGTTCAAGCCCCAAGTCCCAGTAGCGCAAGTCCCCAAGATGTCTTATCAAAAGTTGCAGTATCCTTGCGTTGAGTGTGTAGATCCAAGCCGTTCATTCATACTTAAACTATTTCAAGTCCATCACCAGATGTAAGAGCAGACATCTCGGGGTTCCAAGTTTTCATAATAGACAAACGTCGTCGCAGGGTGTCTTAAAGGTTGTCTGTGacattttctttttcattaCAATAGAGATACCAGACCCAAGTCGACGACAAAACGGCTACCTTTCACACACCAAACGACCTATGGATTTCGCCCCCTTTCCCTAGCCTTCCAAGTAACGCATCGAcagcacacacacacatacacaACAAAGCCATggtcagagtcagagtcagagtcagagtcatAGTCATCCCGTCCACCTCCTTTTTTGTTTCCCAAAAGTAAAAAGGACGAATAGATAAGCCCCGACAAAAATAAAAAGGACAttaaaagaagaagtttgggTGAGTTATGGAGTGAGTCCTACCACCGACACCACTTGTTCAAGCGCCCAACAAAAATGATACTTTGCGCTGAGTTAATCGATTGGCCAAGCTCCCAAGTGCTTCATGTCTTAACCCAGCTGCAAACCTGTTCAATTGAGCAGCAGGCAAGTTCCAATTCCCTGGAATTGCTCCATATGATAGCGGTGGTGTGAGTTGGGCGAAGGGAGCCTTGAGACGGTTGTCGTCGAAGTCATTTCGTGAGAATGGGTTTAAGAGGGATAAGGATCGGATAGTTGGAACAAGAGATTTCGAGGGGGGGCTTGGCCTGGTTGGGAGCTGGGTAGTTGAACGAAGGTGTAGCCAAACGTCACGTTCGGCAGTGGTGGACACGCATGAAGCTTGCACGAGTACGTCTATAGGAGAGAGTCAAGTCTAGTGAAGACACTCAAGCAAGCCGCAACCACCTCAAGCTGGagctccttgtccttgccgCTGTTGACCTCCTGGAGTTACTGTTAGTTATGGAACTCTCGCATTCATCAAACACTACCCACCTCGTTAATGAGTTGAGGCAAGTTAGCACCAATGCCATTCTGTGTGGCTTTCTTGCCGAACGGCCATTGGCTGTAGTCGGCGAGTAAATCATCGGTCTGCGCAAAAGCCCGTTCCCTTGCCTCGTGGCCAAGGGATGCGAGGGCGTTCTCGAGGACATTAGCGGCGTAGGCGGCGCAAACCATGGCGATGCTACGCATATAACGGAATTCGAGCGACTCGGGGAGGAATTGGCTACCATTGAGGACGACGGTCCGTTGGGTAAGGATGTTGCGAACCCGGCGGCGGATCTCCTCCTTAGCACCACCATCGGCGACGGGATGAGTTGCCATGTCGAAAAGGAGGAAATTGCGCTTCTCGGTGCGGAGGATGCCCTTATCGACCAAGCCCTTTGCGAGCCGTTCTCGGACCTGCTTGAGCTGGTATCCGatcttcatcaagttccAGGTCTCGCCTGTTATTGGCAAGGCAGTCAGCGACGATTGCTTCAGTACTGGGAGAATGGTGGACAGGGTAATTTACCGCTCATCAAGTCAATCCAGGTTGCGACGCTCATCTTTTCgctctgcttcatcatcttgagagcctcgtcGAGAAGAACCTCGCCAGTAAGGGTGTCGTCTATGACCTCGATGTTGCGGTCTGCGAGGGGGAATCGGCGTCTTGAAGCATCCTTCTCCATTGCAATGCGACCACGGAAGGCCAGTTCGATGACAATGCATCCTCGAAGGGCGTAAGAGATGTTGTCGTTCCAAAAAGAGAGGTAGCCCTGTGAGCATTCGAGAGTCAGAGGTGTTGTTCCCTTGAGGACAGAGGGCACGTGTGTGAGCACGAGTGGCAGCCTACCTGCTTATCCTTGAGGCCAAGTAGCAAGACCTCCTCCATGAGGGTGAGCTTTGGCTGCTTGCTCCGCTCGGCACTCTCACTGATATCGCGAGGGTCGAATGCGATCTTGTGGCCATTTTCTGTGCTTTCGTAGCTCGTCTCGGGTCCGTTGTCCCTGGCGCTTGGTGTGCTCGTTCTAGGGGCAGTGCCGTTGCTGGAATCGCCCTCAGCTGCAGGTCCTGCGCCGCCAGCACCGCGGCGTCGCGTCAATCCCGAGGACATTTCGAGCAGATAAAGATGATTAGTTTTGGTgctgagagagagagaaaggaCGGAGAcggaggtggaggagagggagcGACAGCAAAGTCGTTTCTCGGGCGTcgagatgaggttgaaggggtAGGTTAGTAGTTTGATGGATGTCCCGTCCTGGAACTTTGATTGACTGGGCTGAGCCTGAACGGGGCTAGTTGCGCGTTCGAATTTAGGGGTTTGGTACTGGGGCCCGCGGGCTACTCTTGATAAGTGAATGAGCTCCCCAAGTTACAGGCGTCTCATTAGCTGTTGGAGCCAATAGATCGCTGAGCCGTTGGGGGACGGAATGTCCTTGCATGGGGGTATAGGACCAACTATTGATGCTATCGATATGGGCCGATTCTCCCTTTTTTCGCCTTTTTTCTAGTTGACCTTTTTGATTTAAAATGAAGACCCAATGCCTTCCAGAAGACACTGATAAAAACGACCTggcttcttttgcttcagcaGCTAAAGCAGGGGTAGTCTAGTTGAACATCCGTCAGCCGACGATGATCCGTCTTGTGAGACAGTGAGTGGCTTGGACACAGGAACGAAAAAGCAGCAGACAATAAAGACTCTCTACGCAAAAGACTTTGCAAATAATAATTGATTTTTGAGGATTGGTTTAATTAAGTATACGAAAAAGAGGAATGAGTCTCCCACCTCGGTAAGGTTGGAGGCATGAAAGGTAACTTATACGGGGTCTCTAAAGTGTAGGGAGGGAAAACCACGTAGCTGTGTCATTTCCTAACGAGTACCATTGAATAGGTGTCAGTAGTTtagcttgaagaacaaatCCCTTTCACTAGGATATTTTCTATTTACAAGATTGAGGGGAAAATGAAAGGATGCCTAAAGGAACGGCCCAGCTTACACGGCCGCGCAGTAGATCCACCGCTATAGAGTGGGTGCTGGGCGTGTAAGTATGTAAGTAGTTgaataaaaataaataatTCTTTTTGActactttatttatatttttgGAATTGATTAAAGAGCAAGAAGTGTTGTTTGTGTAAATGAATTATGTTTACCCTCTTTAAAAATTATATTCCaacgctcttcttccaaagttcatcaaagtcgatgttctcattctcaaaTAGCTCCCTGATTCTCTTGGCCGCTGCCTCTTGTTCCTTTGGACCAAATCCGCCCGGCTGTGTCGCCTCGAATTGAACAATCTCAACCCAGCGATAGAACAAGTCCTCCTTTCCAAGCGCAATGAGCACGTCTCGGAATGCAAAGACTTGTCGACGTCGCTCATCCTCACTCGACGCACCACTACCGCGAACATCATAAACTATCCAACCATAGTCAGCGTGGTGGACAAGAACCACGCTCTTGAAGGCCTCGAGtgcaatctccttcttgtccacCAGGCGATGTGCGAGTATCATGCGTGCCCAATCCAAATCCCAGTGGCCGTTCATTAGGAGATATCCGGTcttttgctcttgaagaataGGAGACGTGGCATGATTGATGTATGTGAGCAGAATCTTCTTGGAGCCTTCATCCGTAAAGATGTCAGTCAGAGCTTGATCCCATTCTCGGCTTCGACGGACATAAATCTCCTGCTCGCGGAAGCCGACTTGCCATCGCCATTGACAGGGATTACCACGGGCTCGTCCAGCGACAAATTCCACGGGCCAGGGCCAGACAAAGATGAATAGGATGAAATCAATCATCATTGTACCAGAACGTTTGCCGATCTCCCAGGCAATCTCGGACCACGTTGAGTCTGCAGTATTCCATGTGGTTTCGTTGTCGTGGCCCAAgccagtcatgatgagcgACCAGTACCAGGGGAGAATCCACCACATGCgaaggacaaagagaagTACAACGACAATGTTCATGCCAACAGGCACGAGGAAGATCTTTCGTTTGAACTCGGCAGGCTTGTTATCAATGTGTGTGACATAGACGTGCTTCTTGTCCAGAGCGTTGATGAAGGGCTCAAGGACCTCAGGGGGCCGCTTGAATGGTGAAGGGGGAGCCTCATTCTTTTTGTCGACGAACTGGGTCGATTTCTGTTTCCCTCCCCTCTTATTCGGTGCCATTCTTGAGCGGATTACCGAgttttgttgatgaaagGGGTGATATTAGATATTGTGGTCAGAGATATGTATGTGGGCGGGAGGTGTAAGTTGGAAATGTGTTCTCGAAGAAGGAGTAGAAATCATGTTCATATCTTGGTTCCACAAAAGATCCATTGGCTGGATAGGTAGGTCCATGGACTTAGAGTTGATATTGCAAAAGATGTCTGATGTAATAACTATCAAAAGAAATGACCAAAAAGAGCTTTAGCGGTTTGACAGAGAAAATTTAAGTTACCTCTACTCGGTTACCTAAGATTTGGAATTTtatatcttcatcttggctcACTAATTGAAGCCCAAAGATAGGTCAATTGGACAAATGACGTCCATTCATTATCCGGGCTATAACTGTGGCGGACAATCCCGGCGCCGAGAGTTGGTAGCCCACTGTGGTCAACTAGAACTCCACTAAGTTTGGATTTCTGTTCTAACTTAGACGAACTTATAATTAGCACATTCAACTTATTCGGTTGCAAAGCCAATGTCGAAGCAGATTCGCTCCAAATCTGCCAATTCCCCGCCGCGGCAATGTTGAGAGTGCGCAATTTACAGGTTAGTTCTCGACGATCGGTCACTATTGGCAAACGTCTCACACAATGTCCAGGAGCGCGGTAATTCCTACGTATGTGCATTCTGCCGTCACAAACTCTCGCCCAGGGATTTGCAGCCCAGAGATCGCCATGTATCCAGCGTCGGAGCCACAATAACATCATTTAGAGCCACTCGGCCATCTTCGTGTCACTATCTACGATTATCGGGTGTGCGCACCTTGTCGACGAGCTCTATACTCCACGGACCGAACGATAATGGCAAGCCGGGAGGCTTCCCGGGTGGTGGTTTTCCTGGAGGGTTTGGAGCTGGATTAGGGTCTTTCGGGGCATTTGCGAACAAACCGTCACCAGATGCTTCGAAGCAAAGCGTTGACTTGCTTCCTCATGAGCTAGAAGCTCGCAAAAAGATGGGATTGCCTTTGAAGAAACCTCCTCCCAAGGTCGAGGCTGCCCCCACCCCGCCGCCTGTACAAACCAACGTCAAGAAGTCATCAGGCCCCAAGAACGCAAATCAAAACCAAAGCCAGACGAAGAATGCACCTCAGGCGAGAGACAAGCAGCAATCAAACCGATCGAACGACGGTAACAGCCATGCcagacaacagcaacagcaactgCAACAGCGGGACGCAAAGCCAACAATGCCCCCATCAAACCTGTTGTCAAGCTCAATTCTTGCTGAAGCTTTCAGGGCAGATCGTACACCGGCTCCAGTGGCAACGCCCAAGTCATGGTCTATCAATGAGCCTCCCAAGCCGGCTGCACCCGCTTGGGGAGCCTTCAGCGCTCGAAAGGTTGATACTCAAATACCCCTCACCAGCAGAGAAACGGAGGCGAAACCTGCGGAGAGccaaaacaagaaaaaaTCGCAAAACGTCGCACCAGCAACAGGCCaggaagatggtgagagCGTATGGGGCCAGCTGAAGCGCTCCCGCAGGCTGGAAGAAAAGCCAAGCCGCGGGGAGGCCGGTTTCTGGGACGCACTTGAAAGTCGGGTCACAAATATTCGTAGCAGGCCTGGCCCCAGTGGCCAGTACTTGGATGCGCTTCAGGGGGCAGATGGCACGTTACGGGGTGCTCAACAGTCGCAGGAAGATCAAATAAGGCGCAGGTCACgtttcgagatggaggaaggCGATGTGTCTGATAAgcggagagacaagaaggacaagcgCCCCAAGAATGTTCGTCGGaacgaggctgaagatgatgactttgacgaAGATTCAATTCGACGCTGGGAAGCTAGACAACGTaagaaggctgagaaagaAGCGAGAAAACGCCTCGAggaagctgcagaagctgctCCCGTACCCATCTTTCTCCCTGAGTACATCAGCATCTCCAACTTGGCCGGTGCTATCCAGATCCGCATAGCCGACTTTTTACATGATCTGGAGTCCATGGGATTTGAGGACGTCACAGAGGaaaccatcatgactggtgATACGGCAGCACTTGTCGCTCAGGAGTACGGTTATGATCCCACAGTGGACACTGGTTCTCAGCGCGACCTACAACCTCGCCCGGCGCCCGAAGATCCGTCAGTATTGCCAAGCAGGCCTCCTGTTGTCACCATTATGGGCCATGTTGATCACGGAAAGACTACTCTTTTGGATTGGCTACGCAAGTCTTCGATTGCTGCTCAGGAGCACGGTGGCATCACACAACACATCGGTGCCTTTGTCGTACAAATGTCATC
Protein-coding regions in this window:
- a CDS encoding translation initiation factor IF-2 — encoded protein: MLRVRNLQERGNSYVCAFCRHKLSPRDLQPRDRHVSSVGATITSFRATRPSSCHYLRLSGVRTLSTSSILHGPNDNGKPGGFPGGGFPGGFGAGLGSFGAFANKPSPDASKQSVDLLPHELEARKKMGLPLKKPPPKVEAAPTPPPVQTNVKKSSGPKNANQNQSQTKNAPQARDKQQSNRSNDGNSHARQQQQQLQQRDAKPTMPPSNLLSSSILAEAFRADRTPAPVATPKSWSINEPPKPAAPAWGAFSARKVDTQIPLTSRETEAKPAESQNKKKSQNVAPATGQEDGESVWGQLKRSRRLEEKPSRGEAGFWDALESRVTNIRSRPGPSGQYLDALQGADGTLRGAQQSQEDQIRRRSRFEMEEGDVSDKRRDKKDKRPKNVRRNEAEDDDFDEDSIRRWEARQRKKAEKEARKRLEEAAEAAPVPIFLPEYISISNLAGAIQIRIADFLHDLESMGFEDVTEETIMTGDTAALVAQEYGYDPTVDTGSQRDLQPRPAPEDPSVLPSRPPVVTIMGHVDHGKTTLLDWLRKSSIAAQEHGGITQHIGAFVVQMSSGKQITFLDTPGHAAFLSMRQRGANVTDIVVLVVAADDSVMPQTLEALKHATAAKVPIIVAINKIDKEDARVDQVKADLARHGVEIEDYGGDVQVVPVSGKTGKGMQDLEENIVTLSEILDVRAEADGMAEGWVLESSIKQTGKTATVLVKRGTLRLGDIIVAGKSWAKIRGLRNEAGVEIPEASPGTPVQILGWRELPDAGEQVLQAPDEGKARTAIEYREEMAERLESSKQLAEQEQRQREKEAAEEAAAAAEAEGTEAEPAKTELGIIYQNFIVKADVAGSAEAVCGTVQELGNNEVQSKLLRSGVGAISEYDVDHAAASKSIIVNFNMPILPHIRQRAEEAGVRIIDHSVIYHVVDDVKSALSDLLPHTITHKVLGEADVLQVFGINVRKRVQKNIAGCKIRNGTIKRTSMVRVIRGGEVVYDGKIDTLKHVKKDVMEMGKGTECGIGLEDFQELQIDDQIQTYEVIKERRTL